The DNA region GGAAAAAGCGTACTTAAGCTCTGATCCTTTCAGAGTAAAGTACGCTTTTTGTTGTTCTTAAACAGGGTCATTCATCAGATAGGATGTGGAGTTACACATCCTGAGCGTACGAGGCATCCGGCACTTGATTCAATACTACAAACAGGCGTACTTCATGATCTCCAGTATTGTGGAATGCAAACTCAGTCTCACCGCTGCAGCAGATCACATCTTCCTGCTTCACTTCCTGTCCTTTCCCGTCCAGAATGATGGTTCCTGTACCTTCGACCACCAGCAAGATAACGTCTGTCCCCGGATGTTTGTGAACCGGAAGCTGTTGTCCTGGCAGAAAATGAAGCACAAATGTGACCCCACCTCCCTGCTGAAATAAAACACGTTTTGTAAAACGGTCTGCGTTAAACTCCCTTACTGCTTGCAAAGACGTAATACTCATCATTTTTTCCTCCTTCTATACTCTTGGAATGGATTCATCATAAAGCAAAAACACCCGGAAATCCTTGATCTAAATCAAGGATTCCGGGCGTTACGAATAATTACACCATCATTTTGCGCAGTGAAGATATATATCTCGAGCGAATAACGAAGAAATAGAAGGTTTGTGCAAGCAGAAATGCACCAAATACGGTTAATACCGGAACCGTATAATTGGTAATACCGAATTCAGTCAGAAACGGCTTAACAACAACGAGAGTTTCAACAATGGAGATCAGGATTGGGAAGAAAAAGAGAACCGCGATCTGAATCGTGGATGATCTTTTCATCTCCTGAAAACTGAGACCCATTTTGGACAGGGAATGCACCATTTTCCCATCTGCCTCCAGATCCGTGTGCAGTCTGAAATACAGAAAGCTGGCGGAAGAGATCGAGAAGATTAATCCAATGAAAACGCCCAAAAAGGTAAAGAGCGCTGTCCCCTGTCTGTATCTCTCAAAATCTCCGTATCGCGTGCTCAGATATCCAGAGTATTTATCATTTGAAGGGTTATCGTTTTGGATTGAATCCACGGACGAAAGCAATTGATCGCTAACCATGGCTTCCGAAGATTGCCGATCAGGCACAGCATGGCCCCAAGCCGGAATCTGATACAAATATTTCCCCGATATATAATTCTCTTTGACGTCATGTGTCATTGCTTTGTACTTTTCATCCGGGACCACGACAACGCCTGTGGCATAGATCAGGTTTGCAAACCTGGGCTCTATGTCTGTAGCCGTAACCTTTGCTTGCACTGTGCCAGCGTCCAGATTTAACGTCAACGTGTCTCCTTTCACATCATTGCGAAACCTGTTTCGTTCAATCTGATCCTGATTCTCATCATTACGGGAATCCACAAAAATCACTGATTCAGCATCCAATTGGTACTCCTTTTTTCCTTGGATTGCATTGAATCGATTGTAATGACTTAGCGGCATGACTGACACAGCACTCTGATCCGCATCAGCCCAGAAATATTCCAGGTAAACTTGCTGATAATCCAAGCCTGCGGCTTCAAGTCTCGAATCTATTGATGTCAGATCCAGACGATCCGATGGCTCGTATGCATTGTATTGGATTGGAAAATCATTATTTGTAAACTGTTCCCGGTTCTGCTGATCCAGTGACAAAATGACAACTGCACTCATGGAAGCAATGGCTATAACCACCGTCACCATAAACAGCATTCTTGCGTTGTCTTTGATTTTGTAACTCATTTCCGAAATCCACAGTAATCGCGTCCCATGCCATACTCGTTTACGATTACGCTTCAGGAGCCGGATGGCAAGAACGGAGAGTTGGGAGTAAAAGAAATAGGTTCCCGCAATACCTGTTACTGCGGCAATCAATATGGTCCCGCCATTCAGCTCGCTGCGCAGTGCAACGAATCCCGCTGTAAGTAATGCCAGTCCCAGAAGTGAGAAGAACCATGAAGCTTTGGGCTCCTTTTTGGGTTTGCTGGTACCTGTTAAGAGCTCCAATGCCCGCTTGTTCCCGATAAAAACCAGCGTGAAGAGCGAAATGCAGAAGAATAGCAGCAAAAAGGCTACTACCGTAATCAGAATCGCTTTGATCGGAAAATAAAAGGGCAGATCATCCATACCAATAAAACGAGTGGTTAACATCAGGAACAACTTCGACAGCAACATGCCTCCGCCAATACCGGCAATAATGGACAGGCAGCCGATCAACATGTTTTCCAGAACAACCAATTTCCGAATCTGTCCAGGTTCAGCACCAAGTATGGTCAGAATGCCAAACTCCTTGTTCCGTGATTTAAGAAAAGCACTGATGGAATACATGACAAAGAAAAATGCAAACACATACACAATAACCGATGCTACCTGCATACCTGTAGCGGTTGTTGCACCAATCGGTAATTCTTTCACATATGGATGATAGGTAAACATGGCGTAAGCGAAAAAAATCATGACCATAAACACACTACTGAGAAAAAAAGCAATATACGCTCGCCCATTCCGGCGAATGTTGTTAAACGCGAACTGAGGAAAGCTCATGCGAATTCCCTCCCCAGAACGACAATGTATCAATAATCCGCTGAAAGAACGTCTGACGGTTATCTCCCCGATGCACTTCGGCAGCGAGCTTTCCATCCTTGATAAACACAATCCGATGGCAATAACTTGCGGCGAGTGGATCATGGGTGACCAGCATAATGGTTGTTTTCTCCTGCTGGTTGATCTGTTCGAGCGATTCCATTACCGCTTGCGATGATGTCGAATCCAGCGCACCTGTCGGTTCATCAGCCAGTACAATGGATGGCATATTAATCATGGCTCTGGCGATGGCTGTACGCTGCCGTTGCCCGCCTGAAATCTCATAGACGCGTTTATCCAGAATGTGATCGATTCCAAGTTGAGCGGTGATTCGATTGAGCCTGCTCTCCATCTCTTTGAGTTTGACCTTGTCCAGCGTCAATGGGAGTACGATATTTTCAGCTACGGTCAGAGTGTCGAGCAGATTGAAATCCTGAAATACAAACCCGAGTTCCCTGCGTCGGAACATGGCCAGTTGTTTCTTTTTCATCTCAAACGGATTCATGCCATTAATCAGAACTTTGCCCGAACTTGGCTCATCAATGGTCGACACCATATTGAGCAGAGTCGTTTTCCCACTACCCGATGGCCCCATAATCCCTACAAATTCACCCTGCTTGATGGTCAGATGAATATCACTAAGGGCTTGCGTCTGCACTTTGCCCTGATACACTTTGTTTAGTGCCGATACTTGCAACATTTCCATAGGTGTTTCCCCTCCAATTGAACGATCTTGGTTTTCATACCCTTATCCTAAACGACCTCCCACAACCCTGCTATCGATTTACCTTAAACTTTCCTTACACGGCGTTTAAGGTTATGTTCCCTTCCATGCGAAATCCCCACTTCCATGAAAAAAAGCACCTCACCCATGGGCAAAGCGCCTCTATTTCCGATTCATCCAGCTGAATCTGACCAATGTTCCTTCATCCGGTTTGGAGAACAATTCAATCTGGTTACCCAAACGTGAACTAACCTCACGAACCAGATACAGTCCCATGCCTGTAGATTCATGATACTGTCTTCCCCGCTCTCCAGTGAAGTAAGGATTAAACACGCGATGAATATCTTCAGCCGATATGCCGATTCCCTGATCCTGTATATCCAATACAATTCGTTCTTCCTTTACATAGGCGGTGATTATGACTTTTTTGCCGGCTTTGCTGTCAGAGTAGTTGACGGCATTGGTCAAAATCTGGGTAAATATAAACCGCAACCATTTGGAATCACTGTATATGTGAAAATCTTCTTCCATTTGGATTACCGGAGTAATACCTTTGCGTATAAACAAACGTCGATTCTCGGCGATACTGCTCCGAACGACCTCAGATAATGACAGACGCTCCACGCGGAAATCCCCTTCGAACTGCTCCAGCCGGGAAGAATGCAGCACCATTTCAAGTCCTTTACGCAGCTTATCCAGCTCATCCTGAATACTGGCAGCTGTCCTATCCTCCACGTCTTCAAGTGTTAATTGAATAATCGAAAGCGGAGTCTTCATCTGATGTACCCAACGGTTCATGAATATAACCTGCTGTTCCTTACGAGTACGTAAATGGCCGATCGCATGCTGACGGTTACGCTCCAGTTCGTGCATTAATTGGTGGATGGCTTCAGCTACAGGAGCTGCACCAAGCGATTGTAAAGGCTCCTCTACCAGTAGTTGCGGCTGTTGGAGTGCTTGATAATAATGACGTAACTGAACATAACGTACGACCAGATACACAATCAGTACCACTGTGCTTAGCAACATGCCATAGAGAATGATTTTCAACGGCCGCTCTTCACCCGAGAGCCAATATGCACAAGGAACCATCACCATCTGCAATAAATAGAATCCGAATAAAGTAAGCTGGTCTTTCAGAAAGAGCTTCATTGCATTCCCTCCTGGAAGCGTGATTCGAGATCAAGCAATCGATAGCCCGCTCCCCGAACGGTTTCCAAAATCTCATCAGCCCCCAGATCCTTCAGCTTGCGGCGAACACGTGTAATATACACATTCAACGTATTATCATCAATAAAATGCTGATCTTCCCACATGAGTTCAAGCAGCCGTTCGCGGCCAACAACCCGACCTGCCTTGCCCATCAGTGCTTCGACCAACACGGATTCTTTTTGTGTCAGTTCCACGGAACGACCATCATACTCCAGTACATATCTCTCGGGATACAGCAGCATGGAACCATTCTTCACTTTCATTTCTTGTTGTACAGCTGCATACATCCCATATGCCCTACGCAATTGACTGCGAACCTTGGCCAGAACAACCTCATATTGAAAAGGTTTCGTAATATAATCATCCGCCCCGTGCTCCAGCGCCATGACCTGATCCATACCACTGTCACGAGCCGAAATAAACAGAATAGGACATATGGAATGTGTACGAATCTGTCTGCACCAATAATATCCATCGAACTGGGGCAAATTCACATCCATGAGCACCAGATCCGGTCCGTTTTCCACGAATTCATCCAATACATGACGGAAACCAGTTACAGTCTGCACCTGAAAACCGTTTCGAATCAGATATGCACCCAGCAATCCTGCGAGCTTGGCATCATCTTCAACCAGCAATATCGATTGCATTGTCAACCCTCTTTCCATACTTTAAACATGGCTTCTAACATCTAGTTTACCATTCTAGTCAAAAACAGTTTGGAAATAAAGGGTCAGACCACCAAACGTCCACGTTTTTCCGCCAAGCCAATGGTTGCTTCCACCCCGGAATTAAATTCAAGAAAGTCCTGTTCTACACCGTCGCTGAAAATAACTCCATCCTCTGGCATCTGTGATACGATCCGCAAAGGCTGTTTCGGATGAATCTGTCCAAACACCAGATTGGCAGCCGTCGTCCGGCTGGGAAAGGGCTCACGTACCGTAAAGTACAGATACGGTGCATCCCAACCGAATGAATTCAGATGACTTATGCCTCCATGTGAGGAAATGGTTGCAGGAGCTTTCGTTTCTAAAGCCCCTTTTTCCTGAACAACGTCAGAACTGAAATGGTTTTTGCCTCGATTGGAGAAAATCTGTCCATCTGAATGGATGAGCTGCCATGCCTCTGAGCCTACGACTCCAGCAGCGCCTGTTAACACACTTTTAAACCATCCCGTCGATCCCATTCCGGTAGATACAATTACACCACTGGAGGATTGCTGTTCTACCGAGGAGCCCAATCGAACTTCATAACGGGCGGAGACATGAGTCTTCCGGCCAATGAACAGATCGTTAACGCCATACAGATATTGCCCATCGTTCAACTCGACTTTGGCCAGGGTCACCTCTTTCAGGGAGCGCCGTTTACGAATAACATCGGGAATAATGAAGCTTAGATCCTCCACGGTAAATGGCAGCAGTACCCCATCCCATCGCATCGGATCAGGATTTACACCAATGAGCGGTTGTTCGGTTACATACTTGAGTGTATTGGCAACAAGACCATCCTGTCCGATCACAACCACAATGTCCTGTGCTCCAAAGATGAAGTTGGGTACATGCTCCCGATCAATCGTCTGAACCCGGCCCAACGGGCTCAGCTGCTGCTGGGCCTGCTGTACTGCATGATGATAACGCCTATCCTCCTCCAGGTAATCACTAAAATCTGCTCCCAGTCGTTCAATATAGAACTGGGCTTGCTGGACCGTATTATACCGTACCACCAATTCTTCCAGCCTTGTTCTTCGTTTGACCAAAATCAACTTGTATTCGGTCATTCGCTCTTCTGCAACAGGGTGTGCTGCTACTGGTTTGCTTGCTTTACCCAATCTCATCACGCACGACCTCCTTGCTCTCTTGCCTGAGGCGTCATTAATCCTTGCAGCAGATCGGGCGAGATGTTCAGCTGTCCAATCTTCCCGGCATTCTCCGCCAGTTCCTGGAACGCAAGGGCTATCAGTTTATCCGAATTCATCCCCATATTAGCCATCGCTTGCAGCACATTCGGCTCAACATTCTGTAATGAATTCATTACGGCAGCAATTTCATAGGCTTTCGCATCAGCTTCGGCATTGTGATTGGCAATCGTCAATTCAATAAGCTGTCGCTTCCGTTCCTCCATCGCTGTATTGAACTGGAGCTGCTCCTGTTCCATCTCATTCTGTTTCTGTTTCACCGAGCGCTCGGCATGCAATTGGGTTTCACGAATTTGTTGTTTCTTCGTCTCAACGGCAATTTCCGTGTTCAACTCGTTCTCCTTCACTCTGCGCTCCTGTTCAATGGAAGCATTGCGACGTACATACAGTGCCTCGTCAGCCTGTCGCAAAATGTCTTCCCTCGCTTGTGCTTCCAGAGCACGCATGGTCTCTTTATTGGGTAAAATGGCAAGGATGGACAGACTCATTAACTCTACGCCCAGTTTCTCCAGTTCTTCACTCTGAACCACTTCCCGTTTCATGCTGCTTGCCAGTCGTTCACTGGATTGAATGGCCTCCTTCAGCGGCATTTGTTCCAGGTGTTTTTTGGTTAGCACTTTGGCAATCGTGATCACACGTTGATCCAGCTTGCCAGGGTCATCGGAGATGTATCGGTTTTTACGCAAATTGTACGTGTAATTCAAGCTTTGGGTAATTTTCGTATAATCAACAATTCGATAGCTCAGTTGGCCTTGGACGGTAACCGTCTGATAATCAGCCGTGATCTCTTCGAACATGAATGGTACATCCACCGAAGATACGGGCAAAACGACCACCGAAGTGGTTGGCTCATAATAATAAAAGGACAAACCTACACCTTGACGTTGTACCTGACCATTCTTCACTTTCATTACATACTCACTGGGTTGAAACTTCACGAATCGGAATCCAAACATGGTTCATTCCCCATTTCTCAATATTATCATTATGATATTATCGAAATGATATCAAAGAAGTTCAATATTGTCAATATGACATTAACAAATCCCTTTTTCTTTTGACAGCAAAAAAAACCGCCCCAGGCCAAAGGCCCAAGACAGGTTGATTTTCTATAATAATAATCAGTAATGACTACTTATGATGGATTGGACGTTATTTTAACATTACCTGTAACATTAACATTAACATTAACATTAACATTAAGACTAACAGCAACCCCGTCGCTGCTCATTTATTTATTTGCTTTGTTCAGCACTCTTCGTGATCAGATCAACAAACAAATCAATCTGGGCTGTAATGGCAATCGGATCATACCGATAGAATGTATCAAAATCATTCTCAAAGAATCGGTGATTCTTCACCGCATCCAGACCGTTCCACACATTGGACTGTTTGAATTCCTTCAACGCCTCTCCCTTTTTCTCGGGATCGTACACGGTCATGAACATATAATCCGCTGCGTATTCAGGCAGCACTTCCAGAGATAGTTGGGCAGTTTGATTATCATTACTTACCTTGCTTGGCATTTTCAATTTCAAAGCGTTATAGACGGCTTGCCCGCCTCGGCCAGCATTATCACCAAACGTCCATAGGTCACCTTTGTCTGTCAACTCGTACAAACCAACGGTTGTATTTTCGTCCACGATGCCTTTCAGCTTCTCGCGTCCTTCAGCCGCCTTTTTCTCATACTCGGCAATGAACGTCTTCGCCTGCTCCGGTTGACCGATCAAATCACCAAACAGCTCAACGGTCTTGTAGATATCTGTCGCTGTGCCGTATGGGATATGTACGGTTGGCGCAATTTTGGACAGTTCCTCATAGTTATCATCATACATCACAACAATCAAGTCAGGCTGTAACTCCAGCGTCTTCTCCACGTTAACCGGATAACCCACATCAGAGGTGTCTTTCAGCTGTTCCTTAATGAACGGATTGTCAAAAGCACTTGGCTCCACACCGACCAAATCCCCGCCTACAGACAGGATTTCGCCACCATAGTAATCGGTCACAATACGCTTGGGATGTGCAGGAATGGTGATAGTTCCTTTGTCCGTCTCATAGTCGCGTGTTTCACTTTCCGTTGATTTATTCTGAACTGAATCGGTTCCATTGGATTCCTGATTCTCTGTCGTCTGTCCTCGCTCGCTTCCCGTATCATCCATTGCCTTTTCTGCATTTCCGCAACCCGCTAGAACAAGCGCAAACACAATGAATAATGTGTAAATGGACAGCATCGATTTGGATTTAAACATAAATATGATAGCCCCCTATAATTCAACGCTTTTTATGATAATGGTAATCATTATCAATTAGATCATAGCAGAATTGGTCTCTATCTGTCTACCATTTAGATGAATAAACAAACATAGGGATCGAGCCAGAAAGGCCCGATCCCTATCTCATGTATACACTTAGAATGAATAGATCTGCTCCATCATTCTGGCTACAGCGACTGCTCCCTGTGCACGGTTAGCATTCTGTTTCGGCGCAAAGTTGCCATCAGCCATCCCGTTTAACATGCCCTGTTCTTGCATCAAGGCAACAGCTTGTTTTGCATATTCGGATATCTCTGCATTATCCTTAAATCCGGTACTGCTGGATGTACTTATGGTTGAACGTTCATTCTTCGTCATAACCTGTATTGCACGGTTTAACATCACCGCCATGTCCTCACGGGTAATACGTTCATTAGCTGCGAACGATCCGTCTGCTCTACCTTGCACGATTCCCATCTCCAGACCAAGGCGTACGGAATCTGAATACCATTGATCACTCTTCACATCCGCTAGGGCTGAAGTGGATGTATCCGGCAAACGTGATTCGCCAATACCCTTAATAATCATTTGTAGAAATTGTGCTCTTGTCAGCTCTCCCGCGGGATTGAATCGAGTATCCGTCATGCCTGTAATGATTCCTTTGCCATACAGATTCTGAACCTCTTTCATGGCCCAGGAGAAGGATTGCAAGTCATTCAAGGGAACCTGCACTTCAGTAATCACGAAATGGCCTGATTGAAGCGGCTTAAATGCCAAACTTTTAGTCGTTTCATTATATTGAGTAAAAGTTACTGGCATCATTTCACCATTTGGCAAAAGGGATTGAATAACCAGCACAACGTCTTCTGCATTTGAATTTTGAACATTCGACATCGCGATTTCAACGGATCTGTCTGTCCACTGTAACGGCTGCCCGTTTAACAACAGATTCACGCTGACCACGTTGTGGTTACCGATGGTTTTCTTTTGCGCTTCAGACAGATTCGCTGTGGAGTCTTCGGCCAGAATGACATCCATTGTAGCCTCATCTTCGCTACGAGCATCCTTCAGTAAACTTAATGGGATACGGACAGATGTCTGTTTCATGATCAGCTCCAGCGACTGTAATGCCTGAGTACGTGCCCATTCCTGAAGTTGATTTGCATTGAGCTGAAAGGTCACAGACTTTGCATCCTTAGGAATATCCGCAATCAAGGTTAGCTTTTTGCTCCCCGCTCCCATTCCACCAATCGTCTGAGACAACTTCTTCATATCAGGTTGAATCACATAGGTGTCCACTCCCGTACTTGTCCCTTTGATTGTAATGGAACCACTTTCTCCTGGATTAACGGATTCAACTGGCGGCGTTACAATAGGGTTGCCAGGATTCTGCGATGATCCAGGTGTGGAAGGCTGAGCAGGTTGGCCGGGCTGTGATGGCTGACCCGGGGTCGATTCTTGCCGCACAAGCTGACTAACCGCCATTTTCAAAGCGTTATCCGCAGCACTGATTTCCTGTGCACTTGCTTCTGCATCATTGATAAGCACGCGGGCAAACGACAATGCCTGTGCAAACACATTCCAGCTTGCGGCTGTGTATTCACTTTGACGTAGCTTCGCAGCGGAATTCACTGTAGTCTCCATGGCAGATTTGTTCGCCGGGAAAACCCCGTACGCTTCAAAATCCATAAAGCCTACCCAATCGGAACCTGCCGTTACGGTAAGACGAATATAACGCGCCTCCGTGCCTGCGGGCAGGATATGTCTTGGATTGGTGGATACAACGACATCACTTGTTGTATCCACGACTTTCACAAAGTTCTTGTTATCGTCGGATACCTCAATCTTGTATTTAATGCCACCACTCCACATGGACATTTCCAACTTGCGGATTACAGCGGTTGCTCCCAGATCCACTTGCCACCAGCTACCCACACTTTGATCGGTTCCCCATGAAGTATTGGGATTGCTGTCGATTGCACCCCCAGGCGAGTTAGCTTCTCCACCACCTGTACCTGCACTGCTTGATGCAGTAGCTGTTTTGCCTGTTGTTAATGCTTCCAGCAAAACAAGACTGTTATTCGCTTTTTGAAGTGTAGTCAGAGCCCCTTGCACTTCAGATTGTATGGCATCCTGCTTGTCTCTAACTGTGATTGCAGATAACAAAGCCGATTTTAGGTTCGCCCAGCTTCGTTGGGTAAATGACGATTCGGTCAATTGCTGCATTTCACCGATGAACTGTGTTAGCTCGGTTTTGTCCACATTGGATAAACCATGGATCGCGGCTTCCACTTGTTTTGCTGCTGTATTTACCTCTGTTTGTGTCGCCCTTTCATCCGCCATGACCTGTTCTGCATGCACTAGAGCCTTGGTCAAACGCCCCCACGTGGCAGCAGACCAGTCGGTTTGCATGTATGTCTTGGCTTCGGCGATAATCGCCTGAAGTGTGTCCCGATTCGCAGCTATAACATCCATCTGCTGCATAACCGTATTCAGCGCCAACGTCGCAGCATCCGTATCCTGCTGTGTCACACCACCA from Paenibacillus sp. JNUCC-31 includes:
- a CDS encoding cupin domain-containing protein, coding for MMSITSLQAVREFNADRFTKRVLFQQGGGVTFVLHFLPGQQLPVHKHPGTDVILLVVEGTGTIILDGKGQEVKQEDVICCSGETEFAFHNTGDHEVRLFVVLNQVPDASYAQDV
- a CDS encoding ABC transporter permease, which gives rise to MSFPQFAFNNIRRNGRAYIAFFLSSVFMVMIFFAYAMFTYHPYVKELPIGATTATGMQVASVIVYVFAFFFVMYSISAFLKSRNKEFGILTILGAEPGQIRKLVVLENMLIGCLSIIAGIGGGMLLSKLFLMLTTRFIGMDDLPFYFPIKAILITVVAFLLLFFCISLFTLVFIGNKRALELLTGTSKPKKEPKASWFFSLLGLALLTAGFVALRSELNGGTILIAAVTGIAGTYFFYSQLSVLAIRLLKRNRKRVWHGTRLLWISEMSYKIKDNARMLFMVTVVIAIASMSAVVILSLDQQNREQFTNNDFPIQYNAYEPSDRLDLTSIDSRLEAAGLDYQQVYLEYFWADADQSAVSVMPLSHYNRFNAIQGKKEYQLDAESVIFVDSRNDENQDQIERNRFRNDVKGDTLTLNLDAGTVQAKVTATDIEPRFANLIYATGVVVVPDEKYKAMTHDVKENYISGKYLYQIPAWGHAVPDRQSSEAMVSDQLLSSVDSIQNDNPSNDKYSGYLSTRYGDFERYRQGTALFTFLGVFIGLIFSISSASFLYFRLHTDLEADGKMVHSLSKMGLSFQEMKRSSTIQIAVLFFFPILISIVETLVVVKPFLTEFGITNYTVPVLTVFGAFLLAQTFYFFVIRSRYISSLRKMMV
- a CDS encoding ABC transporter ATP-binding protein gives rise to the protein MEMLQVSALNKVYQGKVQTQALSDIHLTIKQGEFVGIMGPSGSGKTTLLNMVSTIDEPSSGKVLINGMNPFEMKKKQLAMFRRRELGFVFQDFNLLDTLTVAENIVLPLTLDKVKLKEMESRLNRITAQLGIDHILDKRVYEISGGQRQRTAIARAMINMPSIVLADEPTGALDSTSSQAVMESLEQINQQEKTTIMLVTHDPLAASYCHRIVFIKDGKLAAEVHRGDNRQTFFQRIIDTLSFWGGNSHELSSVRV
- a CDS encoding sensor histidine kinase, yielding MKLFLKDQLTLFGFYLLQMVMVPCAYWLSGEERPLKIILYGMLLSTVVLIVYLVVRYVQLRHYYQALQQPQLLVEEPLQSLGAAPVAEAIHQLMHELERNRQHAIGHLRTRKEQQVIFMNRWVHQMKTPLSIIQLTLEDVEDRTAASIQDELDKLRKGLEMVLHSSRLEQFEGDFRVERLSLSEVVRSSIAENRRLFIRKGITPVIQMEEDFHIYSDSKWLRFIFTQILTNAVNYSDSKAGKKVIITAYVKEERIVLDIQDQGIGISAEDIHRVFNPYFTGERGRQYHESTGMGLYLVREVSSRLGNQIELFSKPDEGTLVRFSWMNRK
- a CDS encoding response regulator transcription factor, which codes for MQSILLVEDDAKLAGLLGAYLIRNGFQVQTVTGFRHVLDEFVENGPDLVLMDVNLPQFDGYYWCRQIRTHSICPILFISARDSGMDQVMALEHGADDYITKPFQYEVVLAKVRSQLRRAYGMYAAVQQEMKVKNGSMLLYPERYVLEYDGRSVELTQKESVLVEALMGKAGRVVGRERLLELMWEDQHFIDDNTLNVYITRVRRKLKDLGADEILETVRGAGYRLLDLESRFQEGMQ
- a CDS encoding diacylglycerol kinase catalytic domain-containing protein → MRLGKASKPVAAHPVAEERMTEYKLILVKRRTRLEELVVRYNTVQQAQFYIERLGADFSDYLEEDRRYHHAVQQAQQQLSPLGRVQTIDREHVPNFIFGAQDIVVVIGQDGLVANTLKYVTEQPLIGVNPDPMRWDGVLLPFTVEDLSFIIPDVIRKRRSLKEVTLAKVELNDGQYLYGVNDLFIGRKTHVSARYEVRLGSSVEQQSSSGVIVSTGMGSTGWFKSVLTGAAGVVGSEAWQLIHSDGQIFSNRGKNHFSSDVVQEKGALETKAPATISSHGGISHLNSFGWDAPYLYFTVREPFPSRTTAANLVFGQIHPKQPLRIVSQMPEDGVIFSDGVEQDFLEFNSGVEATIGLAEKRGRLVV
- a CDS encoding SPFH domain-containing protein; amino-acid sequence: MFGFRFVKFQPSEYVMKVKNGQVQRQGVGLSFYYYEPTTSVVVLPVSSVDVPFMFEEITADYQTVTVQGQLSYRIVDYTKITQSLNYTYNLRKNRYISDDPGKLDQRVITIAKVLTKKHLEQMPLKEAIQSSERLASSMKREVVQSEELEKLGVELMSLSILAILPNKETMRALEAQAREDILRQADEALYVRRNASIEQERRVKENELNTEIAVETKKQQIRETQLHAERSVKQKQNEMEQEQLQFNTAMEERKRQLIELTIANHNAEADAKAYEIAAVMNSLQNVEPNVLQAMANMGMNSDKLIALAFQELAENAGKIGQLNISPDLLQGLMTPQAREQGGRA
- a CDS encoding iron-hydroxamate ABC transporter substrate-binding protein — translated: MFKSKSMLSIYTLFIVFALVLAGCGNAEKAMDDTGSERGQTTENQESNGTDSVQNKSTESETRDYETDKGTITIPAHPKRIVTDYYGGEILSVGGDLVGVEPSAFDNPFIKEQLKDTSDVGYPVNVEKTLELQPDLIVVMYDDNYEELSKIAPTVHIPYGTATDIYKTVELFGDLIGQPEQAKTFIAEYEKKAAEGREKLKGIVDENTTVGLYELTDKGDLWTFGDNAGRGGQAVYNALKLKMPSKVSNDNQTAQLSLEVLPEYAADYMFMTVYDPEKKGEALKEFKQSNVWNGLDAVKNHRFFENDFDTFYRYDPIAITAQIDLFVDLITKSAEQSK
- a CDS encoding glycosyl hydrolase 53 family protein; its protein translation is MHKKYISGCLVLLMLFCDLGLIVRPAAAAEKTNVALNKAVTVSAEDLKWGGNKENAVDGKGDTKWSADRATSVDQPHWLMVDLGDSYQLSGAELTWKDANQVVKFLVEVSADGTNWTKVADQTSNETAQSIANLDFQAGAVQFVKVTIPYYAGTDWWPGISEFQVWGEKEARNPADIVEYDAVHVSTVSRTVPVLPTEVKAHYQNGKSGLVPVTWEEIEPSQYASARKFTVTGDVYGAPVQPEAEVTVEGYRSDFVRGVDISTLTAIEDHGGYYLESNGAKRDLLDILKDRGVNYVRIRLWNDPQKSNGYNNKEDVIRLAQRVKAKGMKILLDFHYSDEWAHPGQQLRPKAWENLSFEELKTAVYDYTREVVGEMKEAGAMPDMVQIGNEINSGVLNGLNSKVNFDENAALLQRGVDGVRAVPGGDQVKIMIHLAEGGKADTFDWYFGELEKRGLEYDIIGLSYYPFWHGTFADVRKTMNEVSAKYGKEVIIAETSYPFSYKNGDAHGNIIGNPDTLNVGGATFPATVQGQYDAIAGIMDMISQVPDQKGAGFFYWEPAWIAANVGWIASEGDAWENHAMFDYDEYPANGGYSYEGRALPSLDVYKRGLDNLPADRKELSAAITRAQALVVSDFTTESWNTLGPAIEAAENTYKLAYTSGGVTQQDTDAATLALNTVMQQMDVIAANRDTLQAIIAEAKTYMQTDWSAATWGRLTKALVHAEQVMADERATQTEVNTAAKQVEAAIHGLSNVDKTELTQFIGEMQQLTESSFTQRSWANLKSALLSAITVRDKQDAIQSEVQGALTTLQKANNSLVLLEALTTGKTATASSSAGTGGGEANSPGGAIDSNPNTSWGTDQSVGSWWQVDLGATAVIRKLEMSMWSGGIKYKIEVSDDNKNFVKVVDTTSDVVVSTNPRHILPAGTEARYIRLTVTAGSDWVGFMDFEAYGVFPANKSAMETTVNSAAKLRQSEYTAASWNVFAQALSFARVLINDAEASAQEISAADNALKMAVSQLVRQESTPGQPSQPGQPAQPSTPGSSQNPGNPIVTPPVESVNPGESGSITIKGTSTGVDTYVIQPDMKKLSQTIGGMGAGSKKLTLIADIPKDAKSVTFQLNANQLQEWARTQALQSLELIMKQTSVRIPLSLLKDARSEDEATMDVILAEDSTANLSEAQKKTIGNHNVVSVNLLLNGQPLQWTDRSVEIAMSNVQNSNAEDVVLVIQSLLPNGEMMPVTFTQYNETTKSLAFKPLQSGHFVITEVQVPLNDLQSFSWAMKEVQNLYGKGIITGMTDTRFNPAGELTRAQFLQMIIKGIGESRLPDTSTSALADVKSDQWYSDSVRLGLEMGIVQGRADGSFAANERITREDMAVMLNRAIQVMTKNERSTISTSSSTGFKDNAEISEYAKQAVALMQEQGMLNGMADGNFAPKQNANRAQGAVAVARMMEQIYSF